In the genome of Augochlora pura isolate Apur16 chromosome 8, APUR_v2.2.1, whole genome shotgun sequence, one region contains:
- the Sdk gene encoding sidekick cell adhesion molecule isoform X3, producing MEIPWRNAVVDLSTFLSTRTRILFTAVYFIWIAGSACATEILQEPRFTIQPSNSGNILSENGTKFLECQARGYPQPKHKWFKDGVAITNEFTSEPYFRMQGTRREDGGLYYCVAMNEVGSIFSERITFTVAYMEVFKDLTERIVTVKSGSAAVLTLPPVESNPAPAVNWFTSGRSLYGIKYAAVNNSLLILNASESDQGLYRAKVINAQLGKEENSPFFKLQVTGDPSTEVAPSIIVKPQDTIIIKDHLVTYIYCIANARSLHELKTLWMKDGIPIENSRISYSFNDSWNRTLTLISANITYTGVYSCHVKLRSGGYPVLNASAKVVVYEKPTFMPELKRETLSDYGSVVKLPCDAVGVPAPNITWFRNAEPVDHLLGSRYTMEEDGSLTIKKLTMSDSGMFQCLAINEAGEASSYTWLKAKTSGPVMENGPQNITILDGKDATLSCYAVAAPIPNTTWIYNDTIPVEIAGRVQVLDNGDLLIAAVKPNDAGKYTCIRANEAGSVNGSAFLTVLVRTQIVQPPVDTSVLLGYTAELQCKVSNDPSVLFDIAWFHNSQVINTQASQRVKMRSDGTLEIVAVRASDVGEYMCSVVSPGGNETRSARLSVIELPFAPINVMANRVEKISPRTINVSWVPGFDGNSPTKKFIIQRREVSDLGPIPDNALNWITENDNVSAHSRWVLLNNLKAAAAYQFRVSAENSVGEGPPSDPSNVVALPQEPPSGPPVGFVGSARSSSEIITQWQLPLEEYRNGHILGYILRYRLYGYNESPWTIQNITNEAQRNYLITDLITWKDYIVQIAAYNDKGVGIFTEGLKIKTKEGVPEAPPTNVRAKAINSTAIKVWWKPPNPQKINGINQGYKLQAWIGGNFTEANEYKSMTVPPSLFDPLAEQSAVMTGLKKYTVYNVTVLCFTDPGDGEKSTPYKIRTREDVPEEVENLQFEDISDRSLTVKWSAPQEINGILTCYQLTYMIKDLPDSLKADNYTADILSAKIEHLQAMTHYRFEVVAWTSVGPGKPKVAVIQSGVEPVLPEPPTKLALSNIDAFSVVLQFTPGFDGNSSITKWTVQAQTTRNTTWYNIYEVSDPDASTITVGGLIPFMQYKLRLIANNVVGASQPSEPTKEFQTIQAPPSHPPRNVTVRAMSATELRVRWIPLQQIEWYGNPRGYNVTYTEVRTNKSKSITIDDHTANSYVLESMEEYALYEVVMQAFNDVGSSTVSPKAVERTREAVPSMGPINVEANATSSTTILVKWGDVPIEHQNGQIEGFKVYYGANARSAFQYKNIPSNTTFTTTLTELRKFVQYHVQVLAYTRLGDGTLSTPPVRVQTFEDAPGPPSNVSFPDVSFTTARIIWDTPEDPNGEILAYKVMFHLNSSQDHQFSKEFPASDRTFRATSLEPEKYYMFSVTAQTRLGWGKTAYALVFTTNNRERPQAPSMPQVSRSQVQSRQITFSWTPGRDGFAPLRYYTVQQSENAGPFQTIPERVEPTLTSYTANNLKPFTLYQFRIQATNDIGPSTWSTESIEVQTLPAAPSRGVTGLKVVPITTSSIEVHWNVIDEVYWSGDHATGGYRVIYQPVSDFPTALQDTPKEEILGIKATKIVLSDLTEDRYYEVVVLPFNSEGEGPSSPPVTVYVGEAVPTGEPQHLKAEPISSTEVLLRWKPPQANMQNGDLLGYKIFYLVTDSPQELENKLEEEIEVVPASYLTHSLVFLDKYTEYRIQVLAFNPAGDGPRSPPITVRTKQDLPGPPHNLQFSEITMTSLRVSWEAPKSRNGEIVGYIVTYETAEQNDRFSKQVKQKVTETSLLIQPLEEEETYTFMVRAQTIDFGPPISGNVTTGPQEGSPVAPTNLAVTKTVSSVELQWTNGASGKGPILGYYIETRRKAMEEWQHYDSRWQTIVRSSNGPLTEYSISYQNLLPSTSYLFRVISYNRYGISYPAYSTETILTPSKLYLEYAYLQHRPFYRQTWFMVTLAAASIIIIIMVIAVLCVKSKSYKYKQEAQKTLEESMAMDTDDRQESDLELYRSRQGGGAINMGNACGGTLGKRSTLARKSMHPPPPTMLGKSPPRPSPASVAYHSDEESLKGYDENPDDSSVTEKPSEISSTDSQGSESENESVQSDPHSFVNHYANVNDSLRQSWKRQKPVRNYSSYTDSEPEGSAVVSLNGGQIIMNNMARSRAPLPGFSSFV from the exons AGATCCTCCAGGAACCGCGGTTCACAATTCAACCCTCCAACAGCGGCAATATTCTTAGCGAAAATGGAACGAAATTTCTGGAGTGTCAAGCGAGAG GATACCCTCAGCCAAAGCACAAGTGGTTTAAGGATGGTGTGGCCATCACTAACGAGTTTACTTCGGAGCCTTATTTTCGAATGCAAGGCACTCGCAGGGAGGACGGAGGGCTCTATTATTGTGTGGCTATGAACGAAGTGGGCTCTATATTTAGCGAAAGAATTACATTTACGGTAGCGT ATATGGAGGTATTCAAGGATCTCACGGAAAGGATAGTGACCGTGAAATCTGGCAGCGCAGCTGTGTTGACACTGCCACCGGTTGAGAGCAATCCTGCACCTGCTGTCAACTGGTTTACTTCCGGCAGATCACTGTATGGCATCAAATATGCAGCTGTTAATAACTCTTTGCTCATATTGAACGCTTCTGAAAGCGATCAGGGCCTGTACAG AGCCAAAGTCATCAACGCGCAATTAGGCAAAGAAGAGAACAGTCCGTTCTTCAAGCTACAGGTCACAGGAGATCCAAGCACAGAAGTAGCGCCCTCCATCATAGTGAAACCACAAGACACTATAATAATCAAAGACCATTTggttacttatatttattgcatagCAAATGCTAG atCTCTTCACGAGCTAAAAACTCTGTGGATGAAAGACGGCATTCCTATAGAGAACTCCCGGATATCCTACAGCTTTAATGACTCTTGGAATAGGACTCTAACGTTGATATCAGCAAATATAACTTACACAGGTGTTTACTCCTGTCACGTGAAGTTAAGGAGTGGCGGGTACCCTGTTTTGAACGCTAGTGCGAAGGTTGTTGTGTATG AGAAGCCTACATTCATGCCGGAACTGAAAAGAGAGACTCTAAGTGACTATGGTTCAGTTGTGAAACTGCCATGCGATGCTGTCGGTGTTCCTGCTCCCAATATCACTTGGTTTCGGAATGCTGAACCTGTGGACCATCTTCTTGGCTCTag GTACACGATGGAAGAAGATGGATCTCtgactattaaaaaattgaccaTGAGCGATTCAGGCATGTTTCAATGTCTCGCTATCAATGAAGCCGGCGAGGCTTCTAGTTATACCTGGCTGAAGGCTAAAA CATCTGGACCAGTCATGGAAAATGGACCCcagaatataacaatattagaTGGGAAAGATGCAACTTTATCGTGCTATGCTGTGGCTGCACCAATACCTAACACTACTTGGATTTATAATG ATACCATTCCCGTGGAGATCGCCGGAAGAGTACAGGTTTTAGATAACGGGGATCTTCTAATTGCCGCTGTGAAACCAAACGACGCTGGAAAATACACTTGCATTAGAGCTAATGAAGCTGGCTCTGTAAACGGCTCTGCTTTTCTTACTGTTTTGG TACGAACGCAGATTGTCCAACCACCTGTTGATACATCTGTGCTTCTTGGTTACACTGCAGAGCTGCAGTGCAAAGTTTCAAATGATCCAAGTGTTTTGTTCGATATAGCCTGGTTCCACAATTCACA AGTAATAAATACACAAGCCAGTCAAAGAGTAAAAATGCGCAGTGACGGAACGTTAGAGATAGTAGCTGTTAGAGCATCAGACGTAGGCGAGTACATGTGTTCAGTAGTTTCTCCTGGAGGAAATGAGACTCGATCTGCTCGCCTTAGCGTAATTGAACTGCCTTTTGCACCAATCAATGTCATGGCTAATCGAGTGGAGAAGATATCTCCTCGCACTATAAACGTTAGCTGGGTTCCAGGCTTCGATGGGAACAGTCCAACTaagaaattcataattcaGAGGAGAGAAGTCTCTGATCTTG gACCCATCCCCGACAACGCTTTGAATTGGATCACTGAGAACGACAATGTTTCGGCGCATAGTCGTTGGGTATTGCTGAACAATCTAAAAGCAGCTGCTGCTTATCAATTTAGAGTCAGTGCAGAGAATAGTGTTGGCGAAGGACCACCTTCCGATCCGAGCAACGTGGTGGCTCTACCTCAAGAAC cgCCAAGTGGACCGCCAGTAGGATTCGTTGGCTCAGCAAGATCCTCTTCAGAGATAATAACACAGTGGCAGCTTCCTCTGGAGGAATACCGGAACGGTCATATTTTAGGATATATATTAAGATACAGACTATATGGTTACAACGAAAGTCCTTGGACCATACAGAATATCACCAACGAAGCTCAACGAAACTATCTAATCACTGATTTAATTACGTGGAAGGATTACATCGTACAAATAGCAGCTTACAACGATAAAGGTGTGGGTATATTTACGGAAGGTTTGAAGATCAAAACCAAAGAAGGAGTGCCTGAAGCTCCACCGACTAACGTAAGAGCGAAAGCTATAAATTCAACGGCGATTAAGGTGTGGTGGAAGCCTCCGAATCCTCAGAAGATCAATGGAATCAACCAGGGCTACAAATTGCAAGCCTGGATCGGTGGGAACTTCACTGAGGCGAACGAGTATAAGTCAATGACTGTGCCACCTAGCTTATTTGATCCTCTTGCAGAACAGAGTGCTGTTATGACTGGTTTAAAGAAATACACCGTGTACAATGTTACTGTATTGTGCTTCACTGATCCGGGCGATGGTGAGAAAAGTACACCCTACAAAATTCGCACACGTGAAGATGTACCTGAAGAAGTAGAAAATTTACAGTTCGAAGACATCAGTGATCGCTCGCTCACTGTTAAATGGAGTGCTCCACAAGAGATAAACGGAATCCTCACATGTTACCAGTTGACATACATGATCAAAGATTTGCCGGACTCATTGAAGGCCGATAACTATACAGCCGATATTCTGTCTGCTAAAATTGAACATCTCCAGGCAATGACCCATTACAGGTTTGAAGTGGTTGCCTGGACTTCCGTGGGCCCTGGCAAGCCGAAGGTTGCCGTCATTCAATCAGGCGTTGAACCTGTCCTCCCAGAACCACCTACAAAATTAGCCCTATCGAATATAGACGCGTTCTCTGTAGTACTTCAGTTCACTCCCGGTTTCGATGGCAACTCATCCATAACTAAATGGACTGTGCAAGCGCAGACTACTAGAAATACCACgtggtataatatttatgaagtcTCAGACCCTGATGCTAGTACAATTACCGTGGGCGGCCTGATACcttttatgcaatataaacTAAGACTGATTGCTAATAACGTTGTTGGTGCTTCGCAACCATCGGAACCAACAAAGGAGTTCCAAACAATTCAAGCACCACCTTCTCACCCTCCCAGAAATGTTACTGTTCGCGCCATGAGCGCTACCGAATTGCGCGTCAGATGGATT CCACTGCAACAGATAGAATGGTACGGTAACCCAAGAGGGTACAACGTCACTTACACAGAAGtaagaacgaataaatcgAAAAGCATAACTATAGACGATCATACGGCAAATTCCTATGTGTTAGAAAGTATGGAAGAATATGCTCTCTACGAGGTTGTAATGCAAGCGTTTAACGATGTTGGATCTTCTACGGTAAGCCCTAAAGCCGTTGAAAGGACTCGAGAAGCAG TTCCTTCAATGGGTCCCATCAATGTAGAAGCAAACGCGACCTCTTCTACGACTATACTAGTGAAATGGGGTGATGTTCCTATAGAACATCAGAACGGACAAATAGAAGGGTTCAAAGTTTACTATGGCGCAAATGCTAGATCTGCATTCCAATACAAAAACATTCCAAGTAATACTACCTTTACGACCACTTTGACAGAACTTAGGAAGTTTGTTCAATATCATGTACAAGTATTAGCTTATACGAGACTTGGCGATGGCACATTGAGCACACCACCTGTAAGAGTACAAACGTTTGAAGATg CTCCGGGACCTCCATCGAATGTATCATTCCCTGATGTAAGTTTCACTACTGCTCGCATTATTTGGGATACGCCGGAAGACCCAAATGGAGAGATCTTAGCGTACAAAGTTATGTTCCATTTAAATAGTAGTCAGGATCATCAATTTTCCAAAGAATTTCCTGCGTCCGATCGAACTTTTAG agCAACCAGTTTGGAACCAGAGAAGTATTACATGTTTTCTGTGACAGCACAGACAAGGTTGGGCTGGGGTAAAACAGCGTACGCCCTTGTTTTCACTACAAACAACAGGGAACGTCCTCAGGCGCCATCGATGCCTCAAGTCAGCAGATCTCAAGTACAAAGTCGACAAATTACATTCTCTTGGACACCTGGGCGCGATGGATTTGCACCGCTGCg TTACTATACGGTGCAACAATCAGAAAATGCAGGACCGTTTCAAACAATTCCTGAAAGAGTAGAACCAACCTTGACGTCTTACACAGCGAATAATCTGAAACCCTTTACGCTTTATCAATTCAGAATACAGGCTACCAACGACATAGGACCATCGACTTGGAGTACAGAGTCCATTGAGGTTCAAACTTTACCAGCAg CACCTTCTCGTGGTGTCACTGGTCTGAAAGTTGTACCAATAACAACATCCAGTATAGAAGTTCATTGGAACGTCATAGACGAAGTATATTGGAGCGGAGATCATGCTACAGGTGGCTACCGAGTCATCTATCAACCAGTTTCCGATTTTCCGACTGCTCTTCAGGATACACCAAAAGAAGAAATTCTAGGAATAAAGGCTACAAAAATTGTGCTAAGTGACTTAACTGAGGATAGATATTATGAAGTTGTTGTACTACCCTTTAACTCTGAAGGAGAAGGTCCCTCAAGTCCTCCCGTGACCGTATACGTTGGAGAAGCAGTTCCAACTGGAGAACCGCAACATTTAAAAGCCGAACCAATTTCGTCAACAGAAGTGCTTTTACGGTGGAAACCACCGCAAGCTAATATGCAGAACGGAGACCTATTAGGATACAAA attttttatcTGGTAACCGATTCCCCTCAAGAATTAGAAAACAAACTAGAGGAGGAAATAGAAGTTGTGCCGGCTTCGTACTTAACGCATAGTCTAGTCTTCCTGGACAAATACACGGAGTATCGCATTCAAGTCTTGGCATTTAATCCTGCTGGTGATGGTCCTAGATCTCCACCAATCACTGTTAGAACTAAGCag GATTTACCGGGACCACCTCACAATCTCCAATTCTCAGAAATAACAATGACCAGTCTGCGTGTCTCTTGGGAAGCGCCAAAATCACGGAACGGTGAAATAGTTGGTTACATTGTCACTTATGAAACAGCAGAGCAAAATGACC GTTTCAGTAAGCAAGTTAAGCAGAAGGTAACAGAGACTAGTTTGTTGATACAACCTCTTGAAGAGGAGGAAACATATACCTTCATGGTTCGGGCTCAGACCATTGACTTTGGGCCACCCATATCAGGAAATGTTACTACGGGACCACAAGAAGGTTCGCCAGTGGCACCTACTAATCTTGCTGTCACCAAGACAGTGTCTAGTGTTGAATTACAATGGACTAATGGTGCTTCCGGGAAAGGACCTATTTTAGGATATTACATTGAAACACGTCGAAAAG CGATGGAAGAGTGGCAGCATT ATGACAGTCGTTGGCAGACAATAGTACGTAGCAGTAATGGGCCGTTGACAGAGTATTCAATATCTTACCAAAATCTGCTTCCATCGACGTCATATCTCTTCAGAGTGATATCGTACAATCGCTATGGGATTAGCTATCCAGCGTATTCGACGGAAAcg ATATTAACTCCTTCAAAACTATATCTTGAATATGCATATCTACAACACAGACCATTCTACAGGCAAACATGGTTCATGGTAACTTTAGCTGCAGcctcaattataattatcataatggTAATAGCGGTGTTATGCGTGAAAAGTAAAAGTTACAAATATAAAC AAGAAGCACAAAAGACACTAGAGGAGTCCATGGCAATGGATACAGATGATAGACAGGAGTCTGATTTAGAGCTCTACAGGTCAAGGCAAGGAGGCGGTGCTATCAATATGGGCAACGCTTGCGGTGGTACCTTGGGCAAAAGGAGTACTTTGGCAAGAAAGTCCATGCATCCACCTCCTCCTACAATGTTAGGTAAATCACCTCCCAGACCCTCGCCAGCGTCAGTCGCTTATCACAGCGATGAAGAGAGTCTAAAGGGTTACGACGAAAATCCTGATGACAGTAGTGTTACAGAAAAACCTTCCGAAATTAGTTCGACAGATTCTCAG GGATCTGAAAGTGAGAATGAAAGCGTCCAGTCGGACCCACATTCCTTTGTGAATCATTACGCTAACGTGAATGATTCTTTAAGACAGTCGTGGAAACGACAGAAACCAGTTAGAAACTACTCGTCATACACTGACTCCGAGCCTGAAGGCAGTGCCGTTGTCAGCTTAAACGGAGgtcaaattattatgaataatatgGCAAGGTCGAGAGCGCCTTTGCCCGGTTTTTCATCGTTcgtataa